The Phragmites australis chromosome 15, lpPhrAust1.1, whole genome shotgun sequence genome window below encodes:
- the LOC133893499 gene encoding uncharacterized protein LOC133893499: MESQGTHRRAGEARGVVGGGGTTSIAKHVGIQNQVLKWLQDFSDKVEERAKGAAAEVNGLLEEAGTLELDMKTAVLAFDNLTRQRFTEHKISDEDNTNLKMRDNIQSSMQSQVQAQDYERDILPRYKEALHIGLASCKDHFRKKGRSTTSVFRAMSTNGPLPHIIGSEEYNHDNSCGLADDVQPLTDDFSWLQESQGESSDFGAGDLFQSQMPGVQQGFEKGETESLVSAAREFKAMLEAALVNPYKFYDDVSTTAQDASVENTSTSDVHHNTDPVSLIRMGEAAGERSTEADNAEETKLLASLQDPDINVHDLYSALVREGLFDAGDEILAMDPASGSVNPATADSTERPFSMNETIPSEDKKSIEVDDTAFPSDQNDGVSESS; this comes from the exons ATGGAGTCGCAGGGAACCCACCGCCGGGCAGGAGAAGCCCGCGGCgtcgtcggcggcggaggcaccACTTCCATCGCTAAGCACGTTGGAATCCAAAACCAG GTCTTGAAGTGGCTGCAAGATTTTTCTGATAAGGTGGAGGAGAGAGCTAAAGGAGCCGCTGCGGAGGTGAATGGGTTGTTGGAGGAGGCCGGGACGCTGGAGCTGGATATGAAGACGGCGGTGCTTGCCTTCGACAACCTGACCCGGCAAAGGTTCACTGAACAT AAAATTTCCGATGAGGATAACACCAACTTGAAAATGAGGGACAATATACAAAGTTCGATGCAGTCGCAAGTTCAAGCTCAGGATTATGAACGCGATATCTTACCAAGATACAAAGAAGCATTACATATAGGGCTTGCTTCCTGTAAGGATCACTTTCGAAAAAAAGGCCGTTCTACCACCTCTGTTTTCAGG GCTATGTCCACAAACGGTCCTCTTCCACATATTATTGGTTCTGAAGAGTATAATCATGATAATAGCTGTGGCTTGGCAG ATGATGTGCAACCTTTAACTGATGACTTCAGCTGGTTGCAAGAGTCTCAAGGGGAGTCTTCGGACTTTGGAGCTGGTGATTTGTTTCAATCTCAAATGCCTGGGGTGCAGCAAGGTTTTGAGAAG GGGGAGACAGAATCTCTGGTATCTGCCGCACGAGAATTTAAAGCAATGTTGGAAGCTGCGCTTGTTAATCCCTACAAGTTCT ATGATGATGTGAGTACGACAGCACAAGATGCCTCTGTAGAAAATACAAGCACAAGTGATGTGCATCATAACACA GATCCAGTTTCGTTGATCAGGATGGGTGAAGCAGCAGGTGAAAGATCAACAGAAGCAGATAATGCTGAAGAGACAAAACTTCTAGCCAGCTTGCAAGACCCAGACATCAATGTTCACGACCTCTATTCAGCCTTGGTTAGAGAGGGCCTGTTTGATGCAGGTGATGAGATACTGGCTATGGATCCAGCATCAGGCTCAGTTAATCCTGCAACTGCTGATTCAACTGAAAGGCCCTTCTCAATGAATGAAACTATTCCAAGTGAGGACAAAAAATCGATTGAAGTGGACGACACAGCATTTCCATCAGACCAGAACGATGGCGTTTCTGAATCATCCTAG
- the LOC133893350 gene encoding uncharacterized protein LOC133893350: MVFFCFLVDQRQTVRSSKPAAGICSRCGACASVADMETATRVCYLLTVHRRTWRAIICTFCGAMLKSYRHYRLY; this comes from the coding sequence ATGGTGTTCTTCTGCTTCTTGGTGGACCAGCGGCAGACGGTGCGGAGCAGCAAGCCGGCGGCGGGGATCTGCTCTCGGTGCGGCGCGTGCGCGAGCGTCGCGGACATGGAGACGGCGACGAGGGTCTGCTACCTGCTCACCGTGCACCGGCGCACCTGGCGCGCCATCATCTGCACCTTTTGCGGCGCCATGCTCAAGTCCTACCGCCACTACAGGCTCTACTGA